CGCGGACGGACTCCTCGAAGCGGACGAAGATCTCGCCGTTGGCGAAGTCGCGGGCGGTCATCGGGGTGAGCTCGATGCCAAGCTCCTTGGCGACGGCTTCACCGAGCTCGGGGTGGGCACGACCCGAGAACAACATGAGATTCTTGCGGCTCTCGGTGAGGTGTTTGGAGGTCATAGGTGGGGCATACCTTCCTGGGGTGAGTCCAAAGTTAACTCGGAATGAATGGAAAACAAACCAATGATTAGCTTAATAGGTGGAGCGGGGGAGGGTGCTTTAAGCGTCCGTTTCTTCGGTGCGCGCTGCCTCCGCTGCTTGGGCCGCGGGGGTGCCGGGGCGCTTCTTCTCCACCCAGCCCTCGATGTTGCGCTGCTTTCCGCCCGAAACCACGAGGGCGCCGGCGGGGACGTCCTCGCGGATGACGGTGCCCGCGCCGGAGTAGGCGCCGTCGCCGACGGTGACTGGGGCGATGAACATCGTGTCGGAGCCGGTGCGCACGTGGGAGCCGATGGTGGTGTGGTGCTTGTTTACGCCGTCGTAGTTGACGAACACGCTGGATGCGCCGATGTTCGACTCCTCGCCGACGGTGGCGTCGCCGATGTAGGTAAGGTGGGGGACCTTGGAAGCGCGACCGATCTGGGCGTTCTTGGCCTCCACGAAGCCGCCCAGCTTGCCCTTCTCGCCGAGTACGGTGCCCGGGCGGATGTAGGTGAACGGGCCCACCGTCGCCTCGGCGCCGATGACGGAGTCGAAGCCGTGCGTGCGGACCACGCTAGCGCCCTCGCCGACGGTCATGTTGGTCAGCGTGGTGTCGGGGCCGACCTCGGCGCGGTCGGCGATGGAGGTGGTGCCGAGCAGCTGGGTGCCGGGGTAGATGGTCACGTCCTGGCCGACGGTGACGGTGACGTCGATCCACGTGGAGGCGGGGTCGATGACGGTGGCGCCGCCGCGCATGGCGGCCTCGACGGTGCGGCGGTTGAGCTCGCGGCCGGCCTCGGCGAGCTGGACGCGGTCGTTGACGCCGGCGAGCTCGCTCGGGTCCTCGGCACGGTAGGCGCGGACGGGGTGGCCCTCGGCGCGGGCGATGCCGAGCACGTCGGTGAGGTAGAGCTCGCCTTGGGCGTTGTCGGCGCGCAGCTGGCCGAGCGCGCCGCGGAGGATGGCGGCGTCGAAGGCGAAGACGCCGGAGTTGACCTCGTTGATCTTCAGTGTCTCTGCGTCGCCGTCCTTCTGCTCGACGATGGCGGTGACCTCGCCATCCTCATTGCGCACAATGCGACCGTAGCCGGTGGGATCGTCCAGGCTCATGGTGAGCACGGTGACGGCGGTGGGCACCTCGGTGTGTGCCGCTACCAGCGCAGTGAGCGTCTCCGGGCGCAGCAGCGGTACGTCGCCGTTGGTGACGAGCACGGTGCCTTCGAACCCCTCGAGCTGATCCATCGCGCACTGCACCGCATGCCCGGTGCCGTTCTGCTCCTCCTGGATCGCGGTGCGAACGGTGGTGCCCGGAAGCTCGGCGGCTACCGCATCCACGGCGGGGCCCACCTGGTCGCGGCGGTGGCCGATGACCGCGACGATGAACTCCGGGTCGACGCCAGCCGCGGCGTGGAGGGAGTGCGAAAGCAAACTCCTGCCGCCGATGGCGTGCAGGGTCTTTTGTTTATCGGACTTCATCCGGGTGCCGGCGCCAGCGGCGAGGACCACAACGGCGCAGGAAGAAGAGCTACTCACGAGTAACGACGCTCCTGTTATCGGGGAAAATTTCCCCTCTAGCTTAGCGTTTTAGGCTTTTCGACGCCCAACCGAAACCTCCTCGAGCCGCAACGCCCCGAGGAAGCCCACGACTCCCAGCACGGCGAGGAAAGTGATGGCGGCGGAGACACCGAAAAACGAGATGGCGCCGCTGATGGCTCCGACGACGAGGAGGACGACGCCCATGAGCGTGTTGGCCGCGCCCACGATCTGGGTGCGCTCGTCGCCTTCGGCCATGTCCACGACGTAGGTCTTCCGCGCCACCCTGACCGCGGTGTGGGCCAGGGTAACGAGAAAGAATGACAGCGGCGCGATGACGGGGAACGCGATGGTGACGAACAAGACGATGGAGGCGAAAAGGGATGCCCAGGCCATCGTCAACCGTGAGGAAACGTCGGAAAGCCTGCCGGAGAACTTGCCGCCGAGAATGGAGGCGGCACCCGTGGCGAGGAGGAACACGCCCACGCCGGAGAGGTTGGCGGAGTGCGCGAGTGTCACCAGAAATGAGGTGGACAGGGCTGTGACCAGCAGGAGCGAGCGCACGATCACGAAGCGTCGAAAAGCGACGCTTGACTTCAGGAGCTGGAAGCTATTGCGGTGGGCGAAGCCTTCTGTGGGGTAGGTGGGTTCGTCGATGCGAGCGAAGACCCGGCCGGCGAGGAACCAGCAGGTGGCGGAGAAGATGATGAGCGCGGCGAGGAGGCTCGTGCGGGAGCCGATGGGCAAAAGCACAATACCGATGACGAGCGACGCGAGGCCGCCGAGCATGGTCGCGCGTCCGGTGACGATGCCGCGGGTGCCCTTGCGCATCGTGCGGCCCTGGACGTCCTTGGAAGTAATCGAGCACAGGCTGCGGCCGAGCGAGAGCACCGCGAGGCCTGTGAGGACGGCGGCGCCGAGCGCCCAGCCGGTGAGCAGGAACGCGGCGATCCCGATGAGGAGGGCGGCGAACGCCTGGATCATGGAACCGATCACCCACAGGCGCTTGCGGGAACGATGGCGGATCACCCACGGCGTGAGGAACTCCTGGGGAAGCATGGAGCCGGATTCGCGGATCGGGACGAGCATGGCGGTGACGAAGGCGGGCGCGCCGCCCGCGGCCAGGATCCAGGGGAGGACCGTCTTTGCCGCGGTGATGGCGTCGCCGATGTTTTGCAGGCCGTTCGAGACGACGAAAATCCGTGCTGCCTTCTGCTCATCCATGAAGGCGACAGTACACTCGTGGGGAATAGGTACTTCCGAGGCCGTTAATGTAGTATCACTATTCGTCGAGACGGCTATCTCGGCGTTTCCCTGTGGTGTAATTGGCAACACTACGGTTTTTGGTACCGTCATTCAAGGTTCGAGTCCTTGCAGGGAAGCAAGCGTCCCCAGCGCCGCCTCGTGCGGTGCTGGGTTTTTTAATGGAGGAATCATGGTCCGGACCAGGATGACAGGAAAAGAGCGCCGCGAGCAGCTCGTCAGCATCGGCAGGGAGGTCTTCGCCGAGCGCGGCTTCGACGGCGCCAGCGTCGAGGAGATCGCCGCGCGCGCCGGGGTGTCCAAGCCGGTCGTCTACGAGCACTTCGGCGGCAAGGAGGGGCTCTACGCCGTCGTCGTCGATCGCGAGATGCTGCGACTAGAAAAGATCGTGACGGAGTCCCTCAAGACCGGTCGCAGCCGGGTCCGCATCGAGCAGGCGGTCCTCGCACTCTTGACGTACGTGGAGGAAGACACCGACGGCTTCCAGATCCTCGTGCGCGATATGCAGCCGGGGCAGGACCGCACGTATTCCACTTTGCTTAACGACGCCGTGGCGCAGGTGTCCCACATCCTGGCCCAGGCCTTCATTCGCTCCGGCCTCGACCCCGACAACGCGGTGCTTTACGGGCAGGCGTTGGTGGGCATGGTCTCCATGACCGCGCAGTGGTGGCTCGACGAGCGGCTGGAGGAGCGGGGGCCATCGAAGGAGCAGGTGGCCGCGCACATCGTGAACCTGTGCTGGAACGGGCTGGCGGGCATGGAGGCTGACCCCCAGCTGACGAAGAACCTCAACAACGAACCCTCGACCCTCGGGCGAGAAGGAGAAAACTGATGGCGCCAATGCTTGCTGGCCTAGCAAAGGTCGCGGCGCGGGATCCCAAGATCAAGGGGCTGCTCACCCACGTTGGTGAGAAGAGCCTGCACATCACGGGAATCGATCAGGTGCGCCCCTGGATGCTGGCCGCCCTTTCCCAGCGCACCCAGGTCCTGGCGGTTACGGCCACGGGCCGGGAGGCGGAGGACCTCACCGCCGAGCTCAAGGCCATCCTGGGGGAGAAGGTCGCCTGGTTCCCGGCGTGGGAGACCCTGCCGCACGAGCGGCTGAGCCCGGCCGCAGACATCGCGGGCGCGCGCATGCGGGTGCTCGATCACCTGGATGACTATTCCGTGGTGGTCACGGCCGCGCGCGGCCTGTGCCAGCCGATCCTCAAGGAGGCCGAGGGGCGGGAGGCCTTCCGACTGACGGAGGGGCGGGAATACAACTTCGAGGAGCTGGGGGAGGAGCTCGTCTTCCGGGCGTACCAGCGGGTCGACCTAGTGGCCAAGAAGGGTGAGTTTGCCATGCGCGGAGGCATCCTCGACGTGTTCCCGACGACCGCCGAGTACCCGGTCCGCGTGGAGTTCTGGGGCGACGAGATCTCCGAGATGCGCGCCTTCTCCGTGGCCGATCAGCGCGCCATCCCGGACCTTGAAGTCAAAGAGGTGGAGGTCTATCCGGCGCGCGAGCTGCTCATCACAGATGCGGTGGCCCAGCGAGCGCAGGAGCTGGCCGTCAAGCACGGCTCCCACCCGACGCTGCAGGAGCTGCTGAGCAAGATCGCTGAGAAGATGCCCGCCGACGGCATGGAGGCGCTCATGCCCGCGCTGGTGGACACCCCGTTCATTACCCTGCCCGAGCTGATGCCCGGGTCGCACGTCGTGGCCATCGGGCCGGAGAAGATCCGCACCCGCATCGCGGACCTGCAGGCCACCGACGCCGAGTTCCTCGCCGCGGGCTGGGAGGCTGCAGCGATGGGGGCCGACGGGCCGCTTGCGACCAAGGGACTAGACCTCGACGCCAGCACGTACCGCTCCTATGAGTCGCTCGAAAAATCTTCGGGGGTTTGGTGGACCTTCGCCCCTCCCGGGATGTTCGAGGCCGACGAGTCAGACACCCTGCCGCTCGACTTCGAGCCGGGCCCGACGCCGAGGGGCGATCTGGAGAAGATCGACCAGATGATGGCCCTGCTGCTTGCGCACACGACCTCGGGCGGGCGTGCGGCGTTCATTGCGCCCGCGCAGGGAGCGATCAAGCGCATGGTGGAGCGCTTCAAGGAGAAGGGCATCCCGACCAAGGTAGCGACCCCCGGGTGGGAGCCCTCAGAAGGGGAGGTGACCCTCTACCAGGCGATGAGCCACGCGGGCCTCGTGATCGGCGGGCTCGTGGTCATCACCGAGACGGACCTGACGGGCAACCGCGTGGGCGACATCGCGGGAGCGAAGCGCCGCCCTGCCAAGCGCCGGAACCGGGTGGATCCGCTGGCGCTCAAGACCGGCGACTTCGTCGTCCACGAGACCCACGGCATCGGCCGCTTCCTCAAGATGACCGAGCGCACGATCAAGACCGGCGACGAGACCTCGCGCCGGGAGTACATCGTGCTGGAGTACGCCCCGAGCAAGCGCGGGCAGCCCGCGGACCAGCTCTACGTTCCCATGGACTCGCTCGACATGCTCTCGCGCTACGTCGGCGGCGAGAAACCGACGCTGTCCAAGATGGGCGGCTCGGACTGGAAGAACACCAAGAAGAAGGCCCGCGCCGCGGTGCGCGAGATCGCGGGCGAGCTGGTCGAGCTGTACGCCAAGCGCCAGGCCGCGCCCGGCCACGCGTTCGCGCCGGACACCCCCTGGCAGCGGGAGATGGAGGACAACTTCCCCTTCGTCGAGACCGAGGACCAGATGCTGGCCATCGACGCGGTCAAAGCGGACATGGAAAAGCCCGCGCCGATGGACCGCGTGGTGGTCGGCGACGTCGGCTACGGAAAGACGGAGGTGGCGGTCCGCGCGGCGTTCAAGGCGGTGCAAGACGGCAAGCAGGTCGCGGTGCTCGTGCCCACGACGCTGCTCGCGCAGCAGCACCTGGCCACCTTCGAGGAGCGCATGGCGGGCTTCCCGGTGAACATCAAGGGCCTGTCGCGGTTTACCTCCGCCCACGACGCGAAGGAGATCCTCTCCGGGCTGGCCGACGGGACGGTGGACATCGTCATCGGCACCCACCGCCTGCTGCAGACGGGCGTGCAGTGGAAGAACTTGGGGCTCGTCGTGGTGGACGAGGAGCAGCGCTTCGGCGTGGAGCACAAGGAGCACATCAAAGCGATGCGCACGCACGTCGACGTGCTCACCATGTCGGCCACCCCGATCCCGAGGACCCTGGAGATGTCCATGGCGGGCATCCGCGAGATGTCCACCATCCTCACCCCGCCGCAGGACCGACACCCGATCCTCACCTACGTGGGCCCACAGGAGGAGAAGCAGATCGCGGCGGCGATCCGGCGCGAGCTCTTGCGAGACGGCCAGGTCTTCTACGTGCACAACAAGGTCTCGGACATCGAGAAGAAGGCCCGCGAGCTGCGGGAGCTGTTGCCGGAGGCGCGCATCGTCGTGGCGCACGGCCAGATGAGCGAAGACGTGCTCGAGCAGACCGTCCAGGGGTTCTGGGACCGCGAGTACGACGTGCTCGTGTGCACGACTATCGTCGAGACCGGCCTCGACATCGCCAACGCGAACACCCTCATCGTGGAGAACGCGCACCACATGGGGCTCTCGCAGCTCCACCAGCTGCGCGGCCGCGTGGGGCGCTCCCGCGAGCGGGGTTACGCCTACTTCCTCTATCCCAAGGGGCAGACGCTGACGGAGAACTCCTACGACCGCCTCGCCACCATCGCGCAGAACAACGACCTCGGCGCGGGCATGGCGGTGGCCATGAAGGACCTGGAGATGCGCGGCGCCGGCAACGTGCTCGGCGCGCAGCAGTCGGGCCACATCGCGGGCGTGGGCTTCGACCTCTACGTGCGGCTGGTGGGCGAGGCCGTCGAGGCCTTCCGTGCGCTGGCCGACGGTAAGCTCGTCGATGCTACCGACAAGGGGCCCAAGGAGATCCGCATCGACCTCCCGGTGGACGCCCACATCCCCGAGTCGTACATCAGCGCCGAGCGCCTGCGGCTCGAGGTTTACCGGAAACTCGCTGCGTCGACAAGCGAAAGCGACATCCGGCTGGCCGTCGAAGAGATGGAAGACCGCTTCGGGCCGCTGCCTAAGGAAGTCGAGCGGCTGCTGTCCGTCGCGAGGTTGCGCCACCTTGCCAGGAAGGCGGGCGTGGGGGATATCGGGGTGCAGGGCACCCGCATTAAGGTGCACCCGGTCGAGCTGGCCGATTCCAAGCAGGTTCGGCTCAAGCGGCTGTTCCCCGGAGCGGTCTACCGGGCCGCGGCGAAGGCGATCCAGCTGCCGTTCCCCAAGGCCGGCCGCAACGTGACCGACCCCAAGCTGAGGGACGTTGACCTGGTGCAATGGGCGGCGGATTTCCTCTCCACCATGTTTGACCTCGAGAAGATCGACGTGCGCGGCGGCAAGAAGCTGAAAAAGAAGGTCGTGTCCGCCCGGGAAGCTTAAGGCAGGCTGAGATGGTTGCGGGTGGCGCCGCCTGAGCGTGGGGCAAGCACTATTATGACATGCATGATTGTTCTGCTCCTTGATCCTCGGTGGCCCACGATGATCCCGTTCACGCTGCTGAGCGAGCTGCGCGGGCGCGTGGAGTTCAGCGACGAGGTCCCGGTGCAGGTCCGCTGGAACTTAGGCGACGTCATCGGGGACGCGGGTAACCATGCGCCGAGGATCCTGGTGAGCACCGACGAGTGGGACGAGAAGGTGCGATCCGCGATTGCTGATGGGGCGCGGGTGGTCGAGGTGCCCAGCCGCAGTGAGGGCATCGCCCAAGCAGTGGACGTGATGCGCCGCGCGCTGCGGCTGGGGGAGTGGGAGCAGAGCCAGACGCACGCCTCCCTCATGGCGTACCTGAGAGAAGAGGTCGAGGAGTTCGACGAGGCGGTCCGCGGCGGCGACGAGCAGGAGATGCGCGACGAGCTGGGCGACCTGCTCTTGCAGGTCCTGTTCCACGCGGAGATCGCCTCCCAGCGCGGTTCCTTCGACTTCGACGCGGTGGCCATGAGCTTCGTGGAGAAGATGGCCAAGCGCTCGCCGTACCTGTTCGACGGAACGCACCAAGTGGTGGCGATTGAGGAGCAGGAGCGGCTCTGGGAGCTCGGCAAGCAGGCTCAGTGAGTAAAGCCCCGAACCCGGCACATCGTGGGTTGGGGGCTTTGGTATTAGAGGGTAACATCGATCGTCATGTCTAGAAGGGTGATGGGTTGCGGCTTGGGGATTGTCCTAGCCTTCGTGATGGTGGTGGCTCTCGTGGGGTGGGCCCTATCCGTCCTCGAGGGGACGTCCCCCATCAAGCAGCTGCAGCCGCTGCCCAAGGACGTTCCGCCGGCGCGAGGGGTTGAGGTTTCGCTTATCGACGTCCACGGCCCCGGACGCACATCCGATCAGCTGGCCGACTGGGCGGATCCCATCGCCGCGCAGACGGGGATCCCCCCGGCGGCGCTGCGCGCCTACGGCAACGCGGAGCTCGTCGCGGCCCAGAACTGGCCGAGCTGCCACCTCGCGTGGAACACGCTGGCGGGGCTGGGTTACGTGGAGACTCACCACGGCACCTACTCGGGCGAGATCATCTCGACCCGCGCGATCAACGACGAGGGCTACGTGCTCCCGCCGATCATCGGGCCGGCGCTGGACGGGACCAACGGGTTCGCGGAGATCCGCGACACCGACGGCGGGCAGCTCGACGGGGACACCACTTACGATCGCGCGGTGGGGCCCATGCAGTTCATCCCGGAGTCGTGGAAGCTCTACGGTATCGACGCCAACGGCGACGGCCAGGCCGACCCCAATCAGATCGACGACGCGGCCGCCTCTGCGGCCAACCTCCTGTGCGACGGCCGCGACCTAGCCACCCCCGAGGGGTGGACGAGCGCGATTCGCTCGTACAACATGTCGGATCAATACCTCATCAATGTGAGAAATGCGGCGGCGTCCTACGCCCTCAATCAGCCAGCTGTGTAATAGTTCACTTCCCCGTGGGAAGAAAATTTTTGAAT
This is a stretch of genomic DNA from Corynebacterium vitaeruminis DSM 20294. It encodes these proteins:
- a CDS encoding MFS transporter, yielding MDEQKAARIFVVSNGLQNIGDAITAAKTVLPWILAAGGAPAFVTAMLVPIRESGSMLPQEFLTPWVIRHRSRKRLWVIGSMIQAFAALLIGIAAFLLTGWALGAAVLTGLAVLSLGRSLCSITSKDVQGRTMRKGTRGIVTGRATMLGGLASLVIGIVLLPIGSRTSLLAALIIFSATCWFLAGRVFARIDEPTYPTEGFAHRNSFQLLKSSVAFRRFVIVRSLLLVTALSTSFLVTLAHSANLSGVGVFLLATGAASILGGKFSGRLSDVSSRLTMAWASLFASIVLFVTIAFPVIAPLSFFLVTLAHTAVRVARKTYVVDMAEGDERTQIVGAANTLMGVVLLVVGAISGAISFFGVSAAITFLAVLGVVGFLGALRLEEVSVGRRKA
- the glmU gene encoding bifunctional UDP-N-acetylglucosamine diphosphorylase/glucosamine-1-phosphate N-acetyltransferase GlmU, coding for MSSSSSCAVVVLAAGAGTRMKSDKQKTLHAIGGRSLLSHSLHAAAGVDPEFIVAVIGHRRDQVGPAVDAVAAELPGTTVRTAIQEEQNGTGHAVQCAMDQLEGFEGTVLVTNGDVPLLRPETLTALVAAHTEVPTAVTVLTMSLDDPTGYGRIVRNEDGEVTAIVEQKDGDAETLKINEVNSGVFAFDAAILRGALGQLRADNAQGELYLTDVLGIARAEGHPVRAYRAEDPSELAGVNDRVQLAEAGRELNRRTVEAAMRGGATVIDPASTWIDVTVTVGQDVTIYPGTQLLGTTSIADRAEVGPDTTLTNMTVGEGASVVRTHGFDSVIGAEATVGPFTYIRPGTVLGEKGKLGGFVEAKNAQIGRASKVPHLTYIGDATVGEESNIGASSVFVNYDGVNKHHTTIGSHVRTGSDTMFIAPVTVGDGAYSGAGTVIREDVPAGALVVSGGKQRNIEGWVEKKRPGTPAAQAAEAARTEETDA
- a CDS encoding lytic transglycosylase domain-containing protein: MGCGLGIVLAFVMVVALVGWALSVLEGTSPIKQLQPLPKDVPPARGVEVSLIDVHGPGRTSDQLADWADPIAAQTGIPPAALRAYGNAELVAAQNWPSCHLAWNTLAGLGYVETHHGTYSGEIISTRAINDEGYVLPPIIGPALDGTNGFAEIRDTDGGQLDGDTTYDRAVGPMQFIPESWKLYGIDANGDGQADPNQIDDAAASAANLLCDGRDLATPEGWTSAIRSYNMSDQYLINVRNAAASYALNQPAV
- a CDS encoding TetR/AcrR family transcriptional regulator, with the translated sequence MVRTRMTGKERREQLVSIGREVFAERGFDGASVEEIAARAGVSKPVVYEHFGGKEGLYAVVVDREMLRLEKIVTESLKTGRSRVRIEQAVLALLTYVEEDTDGFQILVRDMQPGQDRTYSTLLNDAVAQVSHILAQAFIRSGLDPDNAVLYGQALVGMVSMTAQWWLDERLEERGPSKEQVAAHIVNLCWNGLAGMEADPQLTKNLNNEPSTLGREGEN
- a CDS encoding MazG nucleotide pyrophosphohydrolase domain-containing protein, coding for MIVLLLDPRWPTMIPFTLLSELRGRVEFSDEVPVQVRWNLGDVIGDAGNHAPRILVSTDEWDEKVRSAIADGARVVEVPSRSEGIAQAVDVMRRALRLGEWEQSQTHASLMAYLREEVEEFDEAVRGGDEQEMRDELGDLLLQVLFHAEIASQRGSFDFDAVAMSFVEKMAKRSPYLFDGTHQVVAIEEQERLWELGKQAQ